A single Acidobacteriota bacterium DNA region contains:
- a CDS encoding aminotransferase class III-fold pyridoxal phosphate-dependent enzyme translates to MDTADSRSTARTGLAHANDYPFLGQGRAPLEVAAAEGCYMITPTGRRILDAAGGAIVSNIGHGRREVGEAYAQAAAQTDYIVPPFATPARAELVHRMRTRWLPGDINRVLFASGGSEAMDLAIRFARQHHLSAGRPERWRVFGRELSYHGATMATLAVGGHQGRRAGFEPWLVDEQTDQPRPPAHYCMRCPLGKTFPSCDIACADEVERVFEEIGPEEIAAFVVEPIVGSNAGALVPPGDYLERVARICRRHGILLIADEVMTGYGRTGRKFGVDHWDVVPDILVGGKGLTGGYAPLVAICAREEVTAPIAEAGDSVMFFTYGAHSPACAAATEVLRILEDEELVERAATVGAVLGERLRETFADHPHIAEVRGRGLLYGIEIVQDRETLEPFPAELSLVNAVVAAGLSMDVFFYPGGNDPARDVVCLGPPFILGEEEIEKIVTVLPKAIDSAIARKAPAPSLLGPPVCCD, encoded by the coding sequence ATGGACACCGCCGACTCCCGATCGACCGCGCGCACGGGCCTGGCGCACGCCAACGACTACCCGTTCCTCGGTCAGGGCAGAGCACCCCTTGAGGTGGCGGCCGCCGAGGGCTGCTACATGATCACGCCGACCGGCCGGCGGATCCTCGACGCCGCAGGAGGCGCGATCGTCTCGAACATCGGGCACGGGCGGCGGGAGGTGGGGGAGGCCTACGCGCAGGCCGCGGCGCAGACCGACTACATCGTGCCTCCCTTCGCGACCCCTGCGCGAGCGGAGCTGGTCCACCGCATGCGGACCCGCTGGCTGCCCGGCGACATCAACCGCGTCCTGTTCGCGAGCGGCGGTTCCGAGGCAATGGATCTGGCGATCCGATTCGCCCGCCAGCACCACCTGTCGGCCGGGCGTCCCGAGCGCTGGCGGGTGTTCGGGCGTGAGCTCTCCTACCACGGCGCCACGATGGCGACGCTGGCGGTGGGCGGACACCAGGGACGCCGGGCCGGCTTCGAGCCCTGGCTGGTCGACGAGCAGACCGACCAGCCGCGCCCGCCCGCCCACTACTGCATGCGGTGCCCGCTGGGGAAGACGTTTCCCAGTTGCGACATCGCCTGCGCCGACGAGGTGGAGCGGGTGTTCGAGGAGATCGGCCCGGAAGAGATCGCGGCCTTCGTCGTCGAGCCGATCGTCGGCTCGAATGCCGGCGCGCTCGTGCCTCCCGGCGACTACCTGGAGCGGGTCGCCCGGATCTGCAGGCGGCACGGCATCCTGCTGATCGCCGACGAGGTGATGACCGGCTACGGCCGGACCGGGCGCAAGTTCGGCGTCGACCACTGGGACGTGGTGCCCGACATCCTGGTCGGCGGCAAGGGGTTGACCGGCGGCTACGCGCCCCTGGTCGCGATCTGCGCCCGCGAGGAGGTCACGGCGCCCATCGCCGAGGCGGGAGACTCCGTGATGTTCTTCACCTACGGCGCTCACTCGCCCGCCTGCGCGGCCGCCACCGAGGTGCTGCGCATTCTCGAGGACGAGGAACTCGTCGAACGCGCCGCCACCGTCGGCGCAGTGCTCGGCGAGCGCCTGCGGGAGACCTTCGCCGACCATCCCCACATCGCCGAGGTCCGCGGCCGCGGCCTGCTCTACGGCATCGAGATCGTCCAGGACCGCGAGACGCTCGAGCCGTTCCCGGCCGAACTCTCGCTGGTCAACGCCGTCGTGGCGGCCGGGCTGTCGATGGACGTCTTCTTCTACCCCGGCGGCAACGACCCGGCCCGCGACGTGGTCTGCCTCGGTCCGCCCTTCATCCTCGGCGAGGAGGAGATCGAGAAGATCGTCACCGTGCTACCCAAGGCGATCGACAGCGCCATCGCCCGCAAGGCGCCGGCGCCCTCGCTGCTGGGACCGCCGGTGTGCTGCGACTAG
- a CDS encoding MGMT family protein — protein sequence MTLPHQSPDGLQETFRRIVRLIPEGRVATYGQIAALANRPRNARQVGYALARLNGHDVPWHRVVNVRGSISERGLDPLESVERQRFLLQEEGVVFDRRGRIDLDRFGWRP from the coding sequence ATGACGCTCCCACATCAGAGCCCCGACGGTCTGCAGGAGACCTTCCGTCGCATCGTCCGGTTGATTCCCGAGGGCCGCGTGGCGACCTACGGCCAGATCGCCGCGCTGGCGAACCGCCCGCGCAACGCCCGGCAGGTGGGTTATGCGCTGGCCCGACTGAACGGCCACGACGTGCCCTGGCACCGCGTGGTCAACGTCAGGGGCTCGATCAGCGAACGCGGACTCGATCCGCTCGAGAGCGTGGAACGGCAGCGCTTCCTGCTCCAGGAAGAGGGCGTCGTCTTCGACCGCCGGGGCCGCATCGACCTGGACCGCTTCGGGTGGAGACCATGA
- a CDS encoding nitrile hydratase subunit beta, which yields MNGIHDMGGMHGFGAVDRRPDEALFPEAWQGRVCALAGYAIGAGLANLDAFRHAVERMPADRYLADGYYGRWLYALETLAVERLGGDAAVERPDHVGSVVREVDREARFAVGDAVRTWNRHPQGHTRLPGYARDRRGLIAEVHPACVYPDTNADGRGESPEYLYTVAFDSRELWGEEAEAGATVYIDLFEPYLEVLE from the coding sequence ATGAACGGAATCCACGACATGGGCGGCATGCACGGCTTCGGCGCCGTGGACCGGCGTCCGGACGAGGCCTTGTTCCCGGAGGCCTGGCAGGGCCGGGTCTGCGCCTTGGCGGGCTACGCCATCGGGGCCGGCCTGGCGAACCTCGACGCCTTCCGTCATGCGGTCGAGCGGATGCCGGCGGACCGCTACCTTGCGGACGGCTACTACGGCCGCTGGCTCTACGCGCTCGAGACGCTGGCGGTCGAGCGGCTGGGCGGCGACGCGGCGGTCGAGCGGCCCGATCACGTGGGCTCGGTTGTGCGCGAGGTCGACCGCGAGGCCCGGTTCGCGGTCGGCGACGCGGTGCGCACCTGGAACCGGCACCCGCAGGGGCACACGCGGCTGCCCGGCTACGCCCGCGACCGGAGGGGACTGATCGCCGAGGTCCATCCGGCCTGCGTCTATCCCGACACGAACGCGGACGGCCGGGGCGAGTCGCCGGAGTACCTCTACACCGTCGCCTTCGACAGCCGGGAGCTCTGGGGCGAGGAGGCGGAAGCCGGCGCCACCGTCTACATCGATCTGTTCGAGCCGTACCTGGAGGTTCTCGAATGA
- a CDS encoding nitrile hydratase accessory protein, with product MNLPVRLDEDGAAAPPRENGELAFSAPWESRLFGLTMALVEAGRLDWEAFRGRLIGAIAAWEATGRDEEWSYWQRWQEALEDSLEAAGLVAAPEIDRLTGQFAARPHGHDHRHDRDHHHEHSMENDE from the coding sequence ATGAACCTGCCTGTCCGCCTCGACGAAGACGGTGCCGCCGCGCCACCGCGCGAAAACGGGGAACTGGCGTTCAGCGCGCCCTGGGAGAGCCGCCTGTTCGGGCTGACGATGGCCCTGGTGGAGGCCGGCCGCCTCGACTGGGAAGCGTTCCGCGGCCGCCTGATCGGCGCCATCGCTGCCTGGGAAGCAACCGGTCGCGACGAAGAGTGGAGCTACTGGCAGCGCTGGCAGGAGGCTCTCGAGGACTCGCTCGAAGCGGCGGGACTTGTCGCGGCGCCGGAGATCGACCGCCTGACCGGACAGTTCGCGGCCCGGCCGCACGGCCACGATCACCGCCACGACCGCGACCATCACCACGAACACTCGATGGAGAACGACGAATGA
- a CDS encoding M28 family peptidase — translation MRQLLLAFILVAAPAGAQELIGFHPDRVEAQREMEQRADDWIVADELLEWNRLMTPRPHHAGAPQTEANARWMVERFREWGFEAEIETFDVLFPTPRLRSLTLLEPTQFDASLVEEPAAGDGTAAVAVAEGLPPFNAFSADGDVTGELVYVNRGVPEDYEVLERLGIDVRGKIVIVRYGGSWRGIKPKVAYERGAIGCLIFNDPGDDGYSQGAGYPDGSFKHSTAVQRGSVLDLPLRPGDPLTPMRGAVEGEPRLTREDADTLMRIPVLPIAWRDAQPLLEALGGETAPGAWRGGLPITYRIGPGPARVRLQLEFDWSLAPAHNVIARMPGTERPDQWILRGNHHDAWVIGARDPISGLTGLMAEAKALGRLAREGLPPRRTVVYAAWDAEEPGLLGSTEWAEHHAEALREHAAVYINSDSNSRGFLRAGGSHALETLVNQVAGEVEDPQTGVSVGERLLAFRRVNGNRTEYERLQSSGRLRIAALGSGSDYSPFLQHLGVSSLNVGYGGEGSGGEYHTAFDTFDFFRRFVDPGAVYGAVLARTGLRLTLRLANADVLPFEFGTTAATAGRYINEVADLADEERRKIERENELQGSGALRLAADPTKPFVEPEADPPAPHLNFAPLRNAHDRLGRAAKAADRALAEAARSGDAATQAALDRLVTQSERRLTRSEGLPRRPWFRHHLYAPGMYTGYGVKTLPGVREAIEQREWDEAQEQIDIAAGVLAAYAEQLKQVAGLRNP, via the coding sequence GTGAGACAGTTGCTGCTGGCCTTCATCCTTGTCGCGGCTCCGGCCGGCGCCCAGGAGCTGATCGGATTCCATCCCGACCGCGTCGAGGCGCAGCGCGAGATGGAGCAGCGGGCCGACGATTGGATCGTCGCGGACGAGCTGCTCGAGTGGAACCGGCTGATGACCCCGCGGCCGCATCATGCCGGGGCGCCGCAGACGGAAGCGAACGCGCGCTGGATGGTCGAGCGGTTCAGGGAGTGGGGCTTCGAAGCGGAGATCGAGACCTTCGACGTTCTCTTCCCGACCCCGCGGCTGCGGTCGCTGACCCTGCTGGAGCCGACACAGTTCGACGCCTCGCTCGTCGAGGAGCCGGCGGCGGGCGACGGCACCGCGGCGGTCGCGGTGGCCGAAGGGTTGCCGCCCTTCAACGCCTTCTCGGCCGACGGCGACGTCACGGGGGAGCTGGTCTACGTGAACCGGGGCGTGCCCGAGGACTACGAGGTGCTCGAACGGCTCGGCATCGACGTCCGCGGGAAGATCGTGATCGTCCGCTACGGAGGCTCCTGGCGCGGGATCAAGCCGAAGGTCGCCTACGAGCGCGGTGCGATCGGATGCCTCATCTTCAACGACCCGGGCGACGACGGCTACAGCCAGGGCGCCGGGTATCCGGACGGCTCGTTCAAGCACTCGACCGCCGTGCAGCGGGGTTCGGTGCTCGACCTTCCGCTCCGTCCGGGCGATCCGCTGACGCCGATGCGGGGCGCCGTCGAAGGCGAGCCGCGGCTCACGCGGGAGGACGCGGACACGTTGATGCGGATCCCGGTCCTGCCGATCGCCTGGCGGGACGCTCAGCCGCTGCTAGAGGCACTGGGGGGCGAAACCGCGCCGGGCGCGTGGCGGGGCGGTCTGCCGATCACCTACCGGATCGGTCCGGGTCCCGCCCGGGTGCGGCTCCAGCTCGAGTTCGACTGGAGTCTGGCGCCGGCGCACAACGTGATCGCCCGCATGCCGGGCACGGAGAGGCCGGACCAGTGGATCCTGCGGGGCAACCACCACGACGCCTGGGTGATCGGCGCCCGGGATCCGATCAGCGGTCTGACTGGCCTGATGGCCGAGGCGAAGGCGCTCGGACGGCTGGCCCGGGAAGGCCTCCCGCCGCGGCGCACGGTCGTCTACGCCGCCTGGGATGCCGAGGAACCGGGCCTGCTCGGTTCGACCGAGTGGGCCGAGCACCACGCCGAGGCCCTGCGCGAGCACGCGGCCGTCTACATCAACTCGGACTCGAACAGCCGCGGTTTCCTGCGCGCGGGCGGCTCGCACGCCCTCGAGACCCTGGTCAATCAGGTCGCCGGCGAAGTCGAGGATCCGCAGACGGGTGTCAGCGTGGGCGAACGTCTGCTCGCGTTCCGGCGGGTCAACGGCAACCGCACGGAGTACGAGCGGCTCCAGTCCTCGGGACGACTGCGGATCGCGGCCCTGGGATCGGGCTCGGACTACTCTCCGTTCCTGCAGCACCTCGGCGTGTCGTCGCTAAATGTCGGCTACGGCGGCGAAGGTTCAGGCGGCGAGTACCACACCGCTTTCGACACGTTCGACTTCTTCCGTCGGTTCGTCGATCCCGGTGCGGTCTACGGCGCCGTGCTTGCCCGCACCGGGCTGCGTCTGACGCTGCGGCTCGCCAACGCCGACGTGCTCCCGTTCGAGTTCGGCACGACGGCCGCCACCGCCGGCCGCTACATCAACGAGGTGGCGGACCTGGCCGACGAGGAGCGCCGGAAGATCGAGCGCGAGAACGAGCTTCAGGGCAGCGGCGCCCTGCGCCTGGCGGCCGATCCGACGAAACCGTTCGTCGAGCCGGAGGCTGATCCGCCGGCGCCGCACCTGAACTTCGCGCCGTTAAGGAACGCGCACGATCGTCTCGGGCGGGCGGCGAAGGCCGCCGACCGCGCCCTGGCGGAGGCCGCCCGGAGCGGGGACGCTGCCACCCAGGCGGCGCTCGACCGGCTGGTCACCCAGAGCGAGCGACGGCTCACGCGGAGCGAGGGCCTGCCGCGTCGGCCCTGGTTCCGGCACCACCTCTACGCGCCGGGCATGTACACCGGCTACGGCGTGAAGACGTTGCCGGGAGTGCGGGAGGCGATCGAGCAGCGCGAGTGGGACGAGGCCCAGGAGCAGATCGACATCGCGGCCGGCGTCCTGGCCGCTTACGCTGAGCAGTTGAAACAGGTAGCCGGGCTACGGAATCCGTAG
- a CDS encoding SUMF1/EgtB/PvdO family nonheme iron enzyme yields the protein MRATRLSTRYGGLLAIALLTAAACGDAGQDVPEASTPGQATPPEGMVRVPAGAVPRPGGDQRVAAFDLDTHEVTNRDFAAFVDATGFETEAERWGWSLVFHPEDTVNPDLEQRVAGTPWWLAVEGTYWRHPRGPDSEAEADLPVVHVSWGDARAYCDWRGKRLPTEAEWDLAAGAGNDGEGRAHYPWGDEPAPEGQWVANVWQGDFPRRDDAADGHTYLAPVGSYPSNALGVFDLGGNVWEWVDDWYRPGGASGEKVLKGGSWLCAASYCEGYRNANRNQSAPDSGLDNTGFRCARSPR from the coding sequence ATGAGGGCAACGCGGCTCTCAACTCGCTACGGCGGGCTGCTGGCGATCGCACTGCTCACCGCCGCGGCATGCGGCGACGCGGGACAGGACGTCCCGGAAGCGTCGACTCCCGGCCAGGCGACTCCGCCCGAAGGGATGGTCCGCGTGCCAGCGGGAGCCGTTCCCCGTCCCGGTGGGGATCAGCGGGTCGCGGCCTTCGATCTGGACACCCACGAAGTGACGAACCGCGACTTCGCCGCGTTCGTCGACGCGACCGGGTTCGAGACGGAAGCCGAGCGCTGGGGCTGGTCCCTCGTCTTCCACCCCGAGGACACCGTGAACCCGGATCTCGAACAGCGCGTAGCCGGAACTCCCTGGTGGCTGGCCGTCGAAGGCACCTACTGGCGTCATCCCCGCGGACCCGATTCCGAGGCGGAAGCCGACCTCCCGGTCGTCCACGTGAGCTGGGGAGACGCCAGGGCCTACTGCGACTGGCGCGGCAAGCGCCTGCCGACCGAGGCCGAATGGGACCTCGCCGCCGGCGCCGGCAACGACGGCGAAGGCCGGGCCCACTATCCCTGGGGCGACGAGCCGGCCCCGGAAGGCCAATGGGTAGCGAACGTCTGGCAGGGCGACTTTCCCCGCCGGGACGACGCCGCCGACGGCCACACCTACCTGGCACCGGTCGGCTCCTACCCGTCGAATGCGCTGGGCGTCTTCGACCTCGGCGGCAACGTCTGGGAGTGGGTCGACGACTGGTATCGGCCCGGCGGCGCCAGCGGCGAGAAGGTCCTGAAAGGCGGTTCCTGGCTCTGCGCCGCCAGCTACTGCGAGGGCTACCGGAACGCGAACCGGAACCAGTCGGCGCCCGACTCCGGTCTCGACAACACCGGCTTCCGCTGCGCCCGCAGTCCACGCTGA
- a CDS encoding hydroxymethylglutaryl-CoA synthase has translation MTKIDTGIASIGLHLPPLAMPVEELASLRGVDPDKYRIGLGCSEISLCPPEFSIVDLASEAARRALSRWDGGLEDIGMIAVGTETAVDMSRPLSAFVADELGLVGNIRSYEVKHACYGGTLALRQACEWRMSGAAREKAALVVAADIALYEQGDPGEPTQGAGAVAFVVDRPEIAQVGLDTHAWSEPAFDFYRPVGESYPRVDGKLSLECYKKAAVECFNALADGRNPADVMERFSAICFHVPFPKMVKKAFHLVGEVAGWSAERIQQIYSDKVEPSMLWNRLSGNSYTASLWIAVANALQGLKTGEQVAAFSYGSGFGSEILSLVAGPRARDAAWAQDIEHDVSSRRQVDASGYSLLRAAVRTAAA, from the coding sequence ATGACGAAAATCGATACGGGCATCGCCTCCATAGGACTCCACCTGCCGCCACTGGCCATGCCGGTGGAAGAACTCGCGTCGCTCCGCGGCGTCGACCCGGACAAGTACCGCATCGGGCTGGGCTGCTCCGAGATCTCCCTCTGCCCGCCGGAGTTCAGCATCGTCGATCTGGCCTCCGAGGCCGCCCGGCGCGCCCTTTCCCGATGGGACGGCGGCCTGGAGGACATCGGCATGATCGCCGTCGGCACGGAGACCGCGGTCGACATGAGCCGGCCGCTCTCCGCCTTCGTGGCTGACGAACTCGGCCTGGTCGGGAACATCCGCTCCTACGAAGTCAAGCATGCCTGCTACGGCGGCACCCTGGCCCTGCGCCAGGCCTGCGAGTGGCGCATGTCCGGCGCGGCCCGGGAGAAGGCCGCCCTGGTGGTCGCCGCCGACATCGCGCTCTACGAACAGGGTGACCCGGGAGAACCGACCCAGGGCGCCGGGGCCGTGGCCTTCGTCGTCGACCGGCCCGAGATCGCACAGGTGGGTCTCGACACCCACGCCTGGAGCGAGCCGGCCTTCGACTTCTACCGCCCGGTGGGCGAGTCCTACCCGAGGGTCGACGGCAAGCTGAGTCTCGAGTGCTACAAGAAGGCGGCCGTGGAGTGCTTCAACGCACTCGCCGACGGTCGAAACCCGGCCGACGTGATGGAACGGTTTTCCGCGATCTGTTTCCACGTCCCGTTCCCGAAGATGGTCAAGAAGGCGTTCCACCTCGTCGGCGAAGTGGCGGGCTGGTCCGCCGAACGGATCCAGCAGATCTACAGCGACAAGGTCGAACCGTCGATGCTCTGGAACAGGCTCTCCGGGAACTCGTACACGGCCTCGCTCTGGATCGCTGTGGCGAATGCCCTCCAGGGGCTGAAGACCGGCGAGCAGGTGGCCGCCTTCTCCTACGGTTCCGGCTTCGGTTCCGAGATCCTCTCTCTGGTCGCGGGCCCGCGCGCCAGGGACGCCGCATGGGCGCAGGACATCGAACACGACGTTTCCAGTCGCCGACAGGTAGACGCAAGCGGCTACAGCCTCCTGCGCGCGGCAGTTCGTACGGCGGCCGCGTAA
- a CDS encoding bifunctional 5,10-methylenetetrahydrofolate dehydrogenase/5,10-methenyltetrahydrofolate cyclohydrolase gives MTAQLLAGQPVAEAVLAEVAERVEELASAGIKPGLGTILVGDDAASAGYVRKKHETCEEVGVASLHEQVPADAGQRELLAAVDRFNADPEVDAYIIQHPVPSGFDFNEALARMDPKKDADGLHPVNLGKLVLQEKGPVPCTPAGIQAMLMHYGIDIGGREVVVLGRGPTLGRPLALLLTLKQPGANAVITVVHTGARDVTPFTRRADIVVAALGVPRFVKPEMIKPGAVVVSGGISWEGRKLLPDVDESVGEVASWITPRLGGVGPTTVAMLLRNTVLAASDRGA, from the coding sequence ATGACGGCTCAACTTCTCGCAGGCCAACCGGTGGCCGAGGCCGTGCTGGCGGAAGTCGCGGAACGGGTCGAGGAACTCGCTTCCGCGGGCATCAAGCCGGGCCTGGGCACGATTCTCGTTGGCGACGACGCGGCCTCGGCGGGCTACGTGCGCAAGAAGCACGAAACCTGCGAAGAGGTCGGCGTCGCTTCACTCCACGAACAGGTGCCGGCGGACGCGGGCCAGCGGGAACTCCTTGCCGCGGTTGACCGGTTCAACGCGGACCCGGAGGTCGACGCCTACATCATTCAGCACCCGGTGCCTTCCGGCTTCGACTTCAACGAAGCTCTCGCCCGCATGGACCCGAAGAAGGACGCGGATGGTCTGCATCCGGTGAACCTCGGCAAGCTGGTGCTACAGGAGAAGGGCCCGGTGCCGTGCACACCGGCCGGCATTCAGGCGATGCTGATGCACTACGGGATCGACATCGGCGGCCGTGAGGTGGTCGTCCTGGGCCGGGGGCCCACTCTGGGTCGGCCGCTCGCGCTGCTGCTCACCCTCAAGCAGCCGGGCGCGAACGCCGTGATCACGGTCGTGCACACCGGCGCCAGGGACGTGACCCCGTTCACGCGCCGCGCCGACATCGTGGTAGCGGCGCTCGGCGTGCCGCGCTTCGTGAAGCCGGAGATGATCAAGCCGGGCGCCGTCGTCGTCAGCGGCGGCATCAGTTGGGAGGGCAGGAAGCTCCTGCCCGACGTGGACGAGTCCGTTGGCGAGGTGGCGAGCTGGATCACTCCGCGGCTCGGCGGAGTCGGTCCGACGACGGTGGCGATGCTGCTGCGAAACACGGTGCTGGCGGCGTCGGATCGGGGGGCGTGA
- the nthA gene encoding nitrile hydratase subunit alpha, whose protein sequence is MTMALRTEAIEALLVEKGLVKSAAVDALVERYEQDIGPLRGARVVAEAWTDPAFRARLLEDGMPAIRELGFGDNTDAHVARLVVKENTESVHNLIVCTLCSCYPWAVLGLPPAWYKSPAYRSRAVREPRRLLAELGLDLSPDVEVRVWDSSAEVRYMVLPQRPEGTDGLGAEELTDLVTRDSMIGVERLQRTG, encoded by the coding sequence ATGACGATGGCACTACGCACCGAGGCGATCGAGGCGCTGCTGGTGGAGAAGGGGCTGGTCAAGTCCGCGGCCGTCGACGCCTTGGTCGAACGCTACGAGCAGGACATCGGGCCGCTGCGCGGCGCGCGGGTGGTGGCTGAGGCCTGGACCGATCCGGCGTTCAGGGCGCGGCTGCTTGAGGACGGGATGCCCGCCATCAGGGAACTGGGCTTCGGCGACAACACGGACGCCCACGTCGCCCGTCTGGTGGTCAAGGAGAACACGGAGTCCGTCCACAACCTGATCGTCTGCACGCTCTGTTCGTGCTACCCGTGGGCGGTGCTCGGACTGCCGCCGGCCTGGTACAAGTCGCCCGCCTACCGGTCGCGCGCGGTGCGGGAACCGCGTCGGCTTCTCGCGGAGTTGGGGCTCGACCTTTCCCCGGACGTCGAAGTGCGGGTCTGGGATTCCAGCGCCGAGGTCCGCTACATGGTCCTGCCGCAGCGGCCGGAGGGCACGGACGGCCTGGGCGCGGAGGAGCTGACCGACCTCGTCACCCGCGACTCGATGATCGGCGTCGAGCGACTCCAGCGGACGGGATGA